The DNA segment GTCACCGTCGATGGGGTTGACCTCAGCGAGGTCAACGTCAATCGGGCACGAGCCGCTGTCGCCCAAGCCGGGCTGGCCGAGCGGGTGCGCTTCCACCATGGGGACGCCGAAGAACTCCCGCTGCCCGACGACACCTTCGACGTGCTGGTGTGCGAATGCGCACTATGCACCTTCCCCGACAAGAGCGCCGCCGCCCACGAGTTCGCGCGGATTCTGCGTCCGGGCGGGCTGGTCGGCATCACCGACGTCACCGTCACCGACTCCGGCCTACCGGCAGAGCTGACCACACTCACGGCGTGGGTGGCCTGCATCGCCGACGCGCGCCCGCTGACCGACTACACCCGCATCCTCGCCGGGGCCGGATTGCGCACGCGGCACAGCGAATCCCATGACGTCAGCCTGCTGCGGATGATCGACCGCATCGAGGCCCGCATTACCGCGCTGCGCATCGCCGCGCCCACCATGCTTGTCGACAATGGTGTCCAGCCCGACCTCGTGCTGACCTACACCCGGCTGGCGCGTACCGCGGTGGAAGCCGGACAGATCGGATACGCGCTGATCATCGCCGAGAAGACATGACCCGCGTGCGAGCGCCCATGCCGAGGCCTTAGACCTGGGGACGGCGCCAGCTAAAAGGGCGGTGGCTCCTCGGGGTCGCCGACGGGTGTTGCACAGGCCGGTGCTTCCACAAGGTGACTAGCCATGCGCTCGTCACGGTTGCGGTGGCGTTCGGTGGTGATGTAGTGGGCGCGGTTTTGCGCCCGGGTGCCGGCCCGTCGCGGCATCATCGCGGTGGGCTCCGCGCAGCGGTCGGCCCGGGCCTGCTCGGGTGCGGGCGGGTCACCGGTGGGGGTACACAGGCTCGGGAACAACAGCGCGCTGCCCGGGGTGGTGACATAGGTCTGGTCACCCGGCAGCGTCCAGATGATGGTGCCGT comes from the Mycobacterium shinjukuense genome and includes:
- a CDS encoding class I SAM-dependent methyltransferase, translating into MTMTQHGIKMCCAQAYSSDLVALLLGQSYHPGGAALTRVLAEALGLGCGKRRVADVACGRGATARLLASEYPAVTVDGVDLSEVNVNRARAAVAQAGLAERVRFHHGDAEELPLPDDTFDVLVCECALCTFPDKSAAAHEFARILRPGGLVGITDVTVTDSGLPAELTTLTAWVACIADARPLTDYTRILAGAGLRTRHSESHDVSLLRMIDRIEARITALRIAAPTMLVDNGVQPDLVLTYTRLARTAVEAGQIGYALIIAEKT